A window of Lytechinus variegatus isolate NC3 chromosome 15, Lvar_3.0, whole genome shotgun sequence contains these coding sequences:
- the LOC121429138 gene encoding glutamine synthetase-like produces the protein MAEYSAATDKTVSDRYLTLDTDGHCQVMYVWVDGSGENLRAKTKTMDFVPEKASDCPIWNFDGSSTDQSEGSNSDMFLKPAALFRDPFRRGENKLLICDVYKYDWRPAETNFRKTCSEVMDRAADTEPWFGIEQEYTLLGSDRWPFGWPKGGFPGPQGPYYCGVGANKVYGRDIVESHYRACLYAGVKIAGSNAEVMPAQWEFQVGPCLGIEMGDHLWMARFILHRVCEDFGVIATLDPKPMEGDWNGAGAHCNFSTIAMREEGGIKHMKEAIEKLAKRHKEHIRAYDPKNGEDNARRLTGRHETSSIDDFSSGVANRGASIRIPRQCGIDGMGYMEDRRPSSNCDPYRVTEALIRTTVLDDWES, from the exons ATGGCTGAATACTCGGCAGCTACAGATAAGACAGTATCAGACAGATATTTGACATTAGATACAGATGGCCATTGTCAGGTCATGTACGTCTGGGTCGATGGCTCTGGAGAAAACCTGAGAGCCAAGACGAAAACAATGGATTTTGTGCCTGAGAAAGCTTCTG ACTGCCCTATATGGAACTTCGATGGATCAAGTACGGACCAATCAGAAGGATCCAACAGCGATATGTTCCTCAAACCAGCTGCTCTCTTCAGGGATCCATTCAGACGAGGAGAGAACAAGCTCCTTATATGTGACGTCTACAAGTACGACTGGAGACCAGCTG AAACCAACTTCAGGAAGACATGTAGCGAAGTCATGGACAGGGCTGCTGATACAGAACCATGGTTTGGAATTGAACAGGAATACACTCTCCTAGGTAGTGATAGATGGCCCTTTGGCTGGCCCAAGGGTGGCTTCCCAGGACCACAGG GACCATACTACTGTGGTGTGGGTGCTAACAAGGTCTATGGTCGTGATATTGTAGAATCTCATTATCGTGCTTGTCTGTATGCTGGAGTTAAGATCGCAGGTTCAAATGCTGAAGTCATGCCAGCACAGTGGGAATTCCAG GTTGGACCTTGTTTAGGAATTGAAATGGGTGATCATCTGTGGATGGCTAGGTTTATCCTTCACCGTGTGTGTGAGGACTTTGGTGTCATCGCGACCCTTGACCCCAAACCCATGGAGGGCGACTGGAACGGCGCCGGCGCTCATTGTAACTTCAGCACCATTGCCATGCGTGAGGAAGGCGGCATCAA ACACATGAAGGAAGCCATTGAGAAACTGGCCAAGAGACATAAGGAGCACATCCGAGCTTATGACCCCAAGAACGGGGAGGACAACGCACGTAGGTTGACAGGCAGACACGAAACCTCCAGCATCGATGACTTCTCATCGGGTGTGGCCAACCGCGGAGCCAGCATCAGGATACCCCGCCAGTGCGGCATTGACGGAATGGGATACATGGAGGACAGGAGACCATCTTCAAACTGCGACCCTTACCGCGTCACAGAAGCTCTGATTAGGACTACCGTTCTCGACGACTGggaatcttaa